In Bradyrhizobium sp. 1(2017), one DNA window encodes the following:
- a CDS encoding GrlR family regulatory protein, giving the protein MREGLYKADFHTVHGTGCGIIYVTNGKMRGGNSAFAFIGTYSGQGDTIKVKISTRRYNDDPSFKALFGVDRITLTLTGREDGDTAEFEGNALQVPGVAFRAVLSRIATERSDS; this is encoded by the coding sequence GTGCGTGAGGGATTGTACAAGGCCGACTTCCACACGGTTCACGGAACCGGCTGCGGCATCATCTACGTGACCAATGGCAAGATGCGCGGCGGCAATTCCGCGTTCGCCTTCATCGGCACCTATTCGGGCCAAGGCGATACCATCAAGGTCAAGATCTCCACGCGGCGCTACAACGATGACCCGTCCTTCAAGGCCCTGTTCGGCGTCGATCGGATCACGCTGACGCTCACCGGCCGGGAGGACGGCGACACCGCGGAATTCGAAGGCAATGCGCTGCAGGTGCCGGGCGTTGCCTTCAGGGCCGTCTTGAGCCGGATCGCGACTGAGCGCTCCGATAGTTAG
- a CDS encoding MFS transporter has protein sequence MENPRAARFAPTALMLGNIVTGCSVLAPAGMLPELATGLDVSIHAAGLLITFGAITLCIGSPLTAWLTSRIERRTLLTTTLAVLAVGNLASAFAPDYATLLAIRLVMLAVGALYTPQAAGTAALIVPVERRGSTIAYIFLGWSLAAAVGLPLITFIASRYGWRAAYGEIGALGCISVLLLMLRLPANLKGTPVDITTWAAVGRSKTILLLLAITMLQMSGQFVVFTYMGPLLNKLTGAGPNAIGMVFALYGVCGFLGVAVATRIVDTSGPYRTSLLFTSLLLAGITGWAFGAGTLVLMAGAVAVWGLGFASTNSMQQVRLVAAAPSLASATVALNTSVLYIGQAVGSAIGGLLFARELLHTLGFVAVAFVVSALILVVLTRPRPAAAAPA, from the coding sequence ATGGAAAATCCCCGCGCTGCCCGCTTCGCGCCAACCGCCCTGATGCTCGGCAACATCGTCACCGGCTGCTCGGTGCTGGCGCCGGCGGGCATGCTGCCGGAATTGGCGACCGGGCTCGATGTCAGCATCCATGCGGCCGGGCTCCTGATCACCTTCGGTGCGATCACGCTGTGCATCGGCTCGCCGCTGACGGCTTGGCTCACCAGCCGGATTGAACGGCGGACGCTGCTCACGACGACCCTGGCCGTGCTTGCCGTCGGCAATCTCGCTTCGGCCTTTGCACCCGACTATGCGACCCTGCTTGCGATCCGTCTGGTGATGCTCGCGGTCGGCGCGCTCTATACGCCGCAGGCCGCGGGCACGGCGGCGCTGATCGTGCCGGTCGAGCGGCGCGGCAGCACCATCGCCTACATCTTCCTCGGCTGGTCACTCGCTGCCGCCGTCGGCCTGCCGCTGATCACCTTCATCGCCAGCCGCTATGGCTGGCGCGCGGCGTATGGCGAGATCGGCGCGCTCGGTTGCATCAGCGTCCTGCTCTTGATGCTGCGCCTGCCGGCGAACCTCAAGGGCACGCCGGTGGACATCACGACCTGGGCCGCGGTCGGCCGGAGCAAGACCATCCTGCTCCTGCTTGCGATCACCATGCTGCAAATGTCCGGGCAGTTCGTGGTGTTCACCTATATGGGCCCGCTGCTCAACAAGCTCACCGGCGCCGGCCCCAATGCCATCGGCATGGTGTTCGCGCTCTACGGCGTCTGCGGCTTTCTCGGCGTCGCCGTCGCGACCCGCATCGTCGACACCTCGGGACCTTATCGCACCTCGCTGCTGTTCACCTCCCTGCTGCTTGCGGGCATCACGGGCTGGGCGTTCGGCGCCGGTACGCTCGTCTTGATGGCGGGCGCGGTCGCGGTCTGGGGCCTCGGTTTTGCCTCGACCAATTCGATGCAGCAGGTGCGGCTGGTCGCGGCCGCGCCATCGCTGGCATCGGCGACCGTCGCACTCAACACGTCCGTCCTCTATATCGGCCAGGCGGTCGGCTCGGCCATTGGCGGACTGCTGTTCGCCCGCGAGCTCCTGCACACGCTCGGCTTCGTGGCGGTCGCTTTCGTCGTATCGGCGCTGATCCTGGTGGTTCTGACCCGGCCCCGGCCGGCTGCTGCCGCACCGGCCTGA
- the thrS gene encoding threonine--tRNA ligase: MTDQPKSESGFQYSLSNLKPVTPAAKITLTFPDGAQRQFDKSITGLEIAKGISPSLAKRTVAMALDGVVTDLNDPIEDDAKIEFVNRDDPRALELIRHDCAHVLAEAVQSLWPGTQVTIGPVIENGFYYDFFRNEPFTPEDFAAIEKKMREIIARDQPFTKEVWDREKTKQVFRDKGEAFKVELVDAIPGTEPIKIYYQGDWFDLCRGPHMTSTGKVGNAFKLMKVAGAYWRGDSNNPMLTRIYGTAFAKQEDLDGYLKQIEEAEKRDHRKLGRELDLFHFQEEGPGVVFWHPKGWTVFQQLIAYMRRRLTGDYSEVNAPQILDKALWETSGHWGWYRENMFAAQSAGDEAEDKRWFALKPMNCPGHVQIFKHGLKSYRDLPLRLAEFGVVHRYEPSGAMHGLMRVRGFTQDDAHIFCTEDQLAEECLKINDLILSTYADFGFTGDLTVKLSTRPDKRVGTDEMWDHAERVMATVLREIQTQSNHIKTEINPGEGAFYGPKFEYVLRDAIGRDWQCGTTQVDFNLPERFGAFYIDHDGGKKPPVMVHRAICGSMERYIGILIEHYAGNFPLWLSPVQAVVTTITSEGDEYAKVVLEQARRAGLRVEIDLRNEKINYKVREHSLAKIPALLVVGKKEAESQSVSVRRLGSDGQKVMTTAEAIAALVDEATPPDVRRARGAA, translated from the coding sequence ATGACCGACCAGCCCAAATCCGAGTCCGGCTTCCAGTACAGCCTCTCCAATTTGAAGCCCGTGACCCCTGCCGCCAAGATCACCCTCACCTTCCCCGACGGTGCCCAGCGCCAGTTCGACAAGAGCATCACCGGCCTCGAAATCGCCAAGGGCATCTCGCCGTCGCTGGCCAAGCGCACGGTCGCGATGGCGCTCGACGGCGTCGTCACCGATCTCAACGACCCCATCGAGGACGACGCGAAGATCGAGTTCGTCAATCGCGACGATCCCCGCGCGCTCGAGCTGATCCGCCACGACTGCGCGCACGTGCTGGCCGAAGCCGTGCAGTCGCTGTGGCCGGGCACCCAGGTCACCATCGGCCCTGTGATCGAGAACGGCTTCTACTACGACTTCTTCCGCAACGAGCCGTTCACCCCGGAAGACTTTGCCGCGATCGAGAAGAAGATGCGCGAGATCATCGCGCGCGACCAGCCTTTCACCAAGGAGGTTTGGGATCGCGAGAAGACCAAGCAGGTGTTCCGCGACAAGGGCGAGGCCTTCAAGGTCGAGCTGGTCGATGCCATTCCCGGCACCGAGCCGATCAAGATCTACTATCAGGGCGACTGGTTCGATCTCTGCCGCGGCCCGCACATGACCTCGACCGGCAAGGTCGGCAATGCCTTCAAGCTGATGAAGGTGGCCGGCGCCTATTGGCGCGGCGACAGCAACAATCCGATGCTGACCCGCATCTACGGTACGGCCTTCGCGAAGCAGGAAGACCTCGACGGCTACCTCAAGCAGATCGAGGAAGCGGAAAAACGCGACCATCGCAAGCTCGGGCGGGAGCTCGACCTTTTCCACTTCCAGGAGGAAGGCCCGGGCGTCGTGTTCTGGCACCCCAAGGGCTGGACCGTCTTCCAGCAGCTGATCGCCTATATGCGCCGCCGCCTGACCGGCGACTACAGCGAGGTCAATGCGCCGCAGATCCTCGACAAGGCGCTGTGGGAGACCTCGGGCCATTGGGGCTGGTATCGCGAGAACATGTTCGCGGCGCAGTCGGCCGGCGACGAGGCCGAGGACAAGCGCTGGTTCGCGCTCAAGCCCATGAACTGCCCCGGTCACGTGCAGATCTTCAAGCACGGCCTGAAGAGCTATCGCGACCTGCCGCTGCGCCTCGCCGAATTCGGCGTGGTGCACCGCTACGAGCCCTCCGGTGCCATGCACGGGTTGATGCGCGTGCGCGGCTTCACCCAGGACGATGCCCACATCTTCTGCACCGAGGACCAGCTCGCCGAGGAATGCCTGAAGATCAACGACCTGATCCTGTCGACCTATGCCGATTTCGGCTTCACCGGCGATCTCACCGTGAAACTGTCGACCCGGCCGGATAAACGCGTCGGCACGGACGAGATGTGGGACCATGCCGAGCGGGTGATGGCCACGGTGCTGCGCGAGATCCAGACGCAGAGCAACCACATCAAGACCGAGATCAATCCCGGCGAAGGCGCCTTCTACGGGCCGAAGTTCGAATATGTGCTGCGCGACGCCATCGGCCGCGACTGGCAGTGCGGCACCACGCAGGTCGACTTCAACCTGCCGGAGCGGTTCGGCGCGTTCTACATCGACCATGACGGCGGCAAGAAGCCGCCGGTGATGGTGCATCGCGCGATCTGCGGCTCGATGGAGCGCTATATCGGCATCCTGATCGAGCACTATGCCGGCAACTTCCCGCTCTGGCTGTCGCCGGTGCAGGCGGTGGTCACCACCATCACCTCGGAGGGCGACGAATATGCCAAGGTGGTGCTGGAGCAGGCGCGCCGCGCAGGTCTTCGGGTCGAGATCGACCTGCGCAACGAAAAGATCAACTACAAGGTCCGCGAGCACTCGCTGGCCAAGATCCCGGCGCTGCTCGTGGTCGGCAAGAAGGAGGCCGAGTCGCAGTCGGTCTCCGTCCGCCGCCTCGGCAGCGACGGCCAGAAGGTGATGACAACGGCCGAGGCGATCGCCGCCCTGGTCGACGAGGCCACCCCGCCGGACGTCCGGCGGGCCCGCGGCGCCGCCTGA
- a CDS encoding nitroreductase family protein — protein MPDAIELLKTRRSVKPREMTGPGPSAAELETILTIGARVPDHGKLAPWRFIVFEGDARQRAGEVIAKVFARKNPGAPAADVETERKRLLDAPLVIGIVSFTKPHPKVPAFEQELSAGASAMNIVTAATALGYGACWLTGWFSFDRDVLDGLGLKPDEKLAGFIHIGTPTKPSEDRPRPFLSEIVTRF, from the coding sequence GTGCCCGACGCCATCGAACTCCTGAAGACCCGCCGCTCGGTCAAGCCGCGCGAGATGACCGGGCCCGGCCCTTCCGCAGCCGAGCTCGAGACGATCCTCACCATCGGCGCCCGCGTGCCTGATCATGGCAAGCTGGCGCCCTGGCGCTTCATCGTCTTCGAGGGCGACGCCCGCCAGCGCGCCGGCGAGGTGATCGCAAAGGTCTTCGCCCGGAAGAATCCCGGCGCGCCCGCCGCCGACGTCGAAACCGAGCGCAAGCGTCTCCTGGACGCGCCGCTGGTGATCGGCATCGTCAGCTTCACCAAGCCGCATCCCAAGGTGCCGGCCTTCGAGCAGGAATTGTCGGCCGGCGCCAGCGCCATGAACATCGTCACGGCCGCCACCGCCCTCGGCTACGGCGCCTGCTGGCTGACCGGCTGGTTTTCGTTTGACCGCGACGTGCTCGACGGGCTCGGCCTCAAGCCGGACGAGAAGCTCGCCGGCTTCATCCATATCGGCACGCCGACCAAGCCGAGCGAGGACCGCCCGCGGCCGTTCCTTTCGGAAATCGTGACGCGTTTTTAA
- a CDS encoding serine hydrolase domain-containing protein, whose amino-acid sequence MRRREFLLGAAMLAGSMARGSAADIPAPSPDGLDRITAYFDNEVGSGRLPGAVILVQQHGKPVYLKTFGVRDVTTGLAMTPDTIFAIHSMTKPITCLGAMMLIDEGKLALTDPVSKYVPLFADTKVGLEITKLDGKLELDLVPPVRPVNIEDLLRHTSGISYDYIGGKWVEQAYKAANIFEGAFNNREFADRIARLPLARQPGTLWRYGHSTDVLGSIIEIISGQTLYAFLKARIFDPLGMTSTKFALATEDELARMARPLPNDFILLAAERERLDHPEWQSGGGGLLSTITDYQRFSQMLLNGGEFEGRRYLSPAAFKAMTTDHIGPGSGVGRDYFYFPGDGFGYGYGLAVRTDPGNAKPPPPGSLGELKWDSGSGTYFGVDPKLDMVYLMMQQTQNERSRITPAFKALVYDCYPPALRRP is encoded by the coding sequence ATGAGACGGCGTGAATTTCTGCTCGGAGCCGCGATGCTCGCGGGCTCGATGGCGCGAGGCAGCGCCGCGGACATCCCCGCCCCCTCGCCCGATGGGCTCGACCGCATCACGGCCTATTTCGACAACGAGGTGGGAAGCGGCCGGCTGCCGGGTGCAGTGATCCTGGTCCAGCAGCACGGCAAGCCGGTCTACCTCAAGACCTTCGGCGTGCGCGACGTCACGACCGGCCTTGCCATGACGCCGGACACGATCTTCGCCATCCACTCGATGACCAAGCCGATCACGTGCCTCGGCGCGATGATGCTGATCGACGAGGGCAAGCTCGCGCTGACCGATCCCGTGTCGAAATACGTCCCTCTCTTCGCCGACACCAAGGTGGGCCTGGAGATCACCAAGCTGGACGGCAAGCTGGAGCTCGACCTCGTCCCGCCGGTCCGTCCGGTCAACATCGAGGACCTGCTGCGGCACACCTCGGGCATCAGCTACGATTATATCGGCGGCAAATGGGTCGAGCAGGCCTACAAGGCCGCCAATATCTTCGAAGGTGCCTTCAACAACAGGGAGTTCGCCGACCGCATCGCCCGGCTTCCGCTCGCGCGGCAGCCGGGAACGTTGTGGCGATACGGCCATTCCACCGACGTGCTCGGCAGCATCATCGAGATCATTTCGGGCCAGACGCTCTACGCCTTCCTGAAAGCACGCATCTTCGATCCGCTCGGCATGACCAGCACCAAGTTCGCGCTGGCGACGGAGGACGAGCTCGCGCGGATGGCGCGGCCGCTGCCGAACGATTTCATCCTGCTCGCCGCCGAGCGCGAGCGCCTCGACCATCCCGAATGGCAGTCCGGCGGCGGCGGGCTGCTCTCGACCATCACCGACTACCAACGCTTCTCGCAGATGCTGCTCAATGGCGGCGAGTTCGAGGGCAGGCGCTATTTGAGCCCCGCCGCGTTCAAGGCCATGACGACCGATCACATCGGACCCGGATCGGGCGTCGGACGCGACTATTTCTATTTTCCGGGCGACGGCTTCGGCTATGGCTATGGCCTTGCGGTGCGAACCGATCCCGGCAACGCCAAACCGCCGCCGCCGGGTTCGCTCGGCGAGCTGAAATGGGACAGTGGCAGCGGCACCTATTTCGGCGTCGATCCCAAGCTCGACATGGTCTACCTCATGATGCAGCAGACCCAGAACGAGCGCAGCCGCATCACGCCCGCGTTCAAAGCCCTGGTCTACGATTGCTACCCGCCTGCGCTACGCCGCCCGTGA
- a CDS encoding putative bifunctional diguanylate cyclase/phosphodiesterase → MTAAKKVSGKPAAEMFDDVPVLQRKWHAALKPGERLPRYEDVMLGSLGRLADHIALLRGDSALELSRSGRYVQKWLGEERWDIPVAELSPDCATALTEAAAIALATGRPHRASAHCVRDGMVRTYDVLALPTASRWGATLVGAYVNERGTQYNLLDAIFSATDDAVVSLATLRDAAGKPFDLQIVHHNKSAGALLKAATGSLLWRRIGEGSTLLAAPEIMDFLLKAVSGGRGEQLEIETDGRHLRLGATAFADVVSLTISDVTALKRRDASFRLLFDNNPMPMWVFDAETKQFLNVNDAAVQHYGYSRATFLRMKLHEIWPEDEWESHAEALERVGETYHSSRNWRHLRADGSEIEVLTFGRRVAFDDRDGYLVAVVDITERRKAEARIAHMAHHDGLTDLPNREYFQQRLKQALDQAGGKRVGVLYVDLDLFKNINDSFGHPAGDRLLKQVAERLTVAVRGANLAARLGGDEFAVILAADVSPNEASACAALLIDMLKAPYDIDGQEMVIGASIGIALSPGDGTTSEELMRNADMALYRAKSDGGGVHHFFEREMDLLAQKRRDMELDLRRAFANAEFELHYQPLVSIASDRISGFESLLRWRHPDKGMISPAEFIPVAEDIGLITQLGEWVLREACAEAVKWPVDIKVAVNLSPAQFRSRNLVQVVISALAQSGLSPKRLELEITESIFLAETEANLAILHQLRELGVAISMDDFGTGYSSLSYLRSFPFDKIKIDRSFVKDRAQRPDCSAIVRAISGLGRSLNITTTAEGVETEDQLDWLRAEGCNEVQGFLFSAARPAAEIARLLADFGERASRAA, encoded by the coding sequence ATGACTGCCGCGAAGAAAGTGTCGGGGAAACCGGCCGCCGAAATGTTCGATGACGTACCGGTGCTTCAGCGCAAATGGCATGCCGCACTGAAGCCGGGCGAACGGCTGCCTCGCTACGAGGACGTGATGCTCGGCAGCCTCGGCCGGCTCGCCGACCATATCGCGCTGCTCAGGGGTGACAGCGCGCTCGAACTGTCGCGCAGCGGACGTTACGTGCAGAAATGGCTCGGCGAGGAGCGCTGGGACATTCCCGTCGCAGAGCTGTCGCCCGACTGCGCCACGGCGCTGACGGAAGCCGCGGCCATCGCGCTCGCAACGGGGCGGCCGCATCGCGCGAGCGCGCATTGCGTGCGCGACGGCATGGTCAGGACCTACGATGTGCTGGCGCTGCCGACGGCCTCGCGCTGGGGCGCCACGCTGGTCGGCGCCTACGTCAACGAGCGCGGGACGCAATATAATCTCCTCGACGCGATCTTCTCCGCGACCGATGACGCGGTGGTCTCGCTGGCAACGTTGCGCGATGCCGCGGGCAAGCCGTTCGATCTCCAGATCGTGCACCACAACAAGAGCGCGGGCGCGCTGCTGAAGGCCGCGACCGGAAGCCTGTTGTGGCGGCGGATCGGCGAGGGCAGCACGCTGCTGGCCGCGCCCGAGATCATGGACTTCCTGCTCAAGGCCGTCTCGGGCGGCCGCGGCGAGCAGCTCGAGATCGAGACCGACGGACGACATCTTCGCCTCGGCGCCACCGCCTTCGCCGACGTGGTCTCGCTGACGATTTCCGACGTCACCGCGTTGAAGCGGCGCGACGCCTCGTTCCGCCTCTTGTTCGACAACAATCCGATGCCGATGTGGGTGTTCGATGCCGAGACCAAGCAATTCCTCAACGTCAACGACGCCGCGGTCCAGCATTACGGTTACAGTCGCGCCACCTTCCTGCGCATGAAGCTGCACGAGATCTGGCCCGAGGACGAATGGGAGAGCCACGCCGAGGCGCTCGAACGCGTCGGCGAGACCTATCATTCCTCGCGCAACTGGCGACACCTGCGCGCCGACGGCAGCGAGATCGAGGTGCTCACCTTCGGCCGCCGCGTCGCCTTCGACGATCGCGATGGTTATCTGGTCGCGGTGGTCGACATCACCGAGCGCCGAAAGGCCGAGGCGCGGATCGCCCACATGGCCCATCATGACGGGCTCACCGACCTGCCGAACCGCGAATATTTCCAGCAGCGGCTGAAACAGGCGCTCGACCAGGCCGGCGGAAAGCGCGTCGGCGTGCTCTACGTCGATCTCGACCTGTTCAAGAACATCAACGATTCCTTCGGGCATCCCGCGGGCGACCGCCTGCTCAAGCAAGTCGCCGAACGCCTGACCGTCGCGGTCCGCGGTGCCAATCTCGCGGCCCGGCTCGGCGGCGACGAGTTCGCCGTCATCCTGGCGGCCGACGTCTCGCCGAACGAGGCCAGCGCTTGCGCGGCCCTGCTGATCGACATGCTGAAGGCGCCCTATGACATCGATGGCCAGGAGATGGTGATCGGCGCCAGCATCGGCATCGCGCTGTCACCGGGTGACGGCACGACGTCGGAAGAGCTGATGCGTAATGCCGACATGGCGCTTTACCGTGCCAAGTCCGACGGCGGCGGCGTGCACCATTTCTTCGAGCGCGAGATGGATCTCCTGGCGCAGAAGCGCCGCGACATGGAGCTCGACCTGCGCCGCGCCTTTGCCAACGCCGAGTTCGAGCTGCACTACCAGCCGCTGGTGTCGATCGCCTCCGATCGCATCTCCGGCTTCGAGTCGCTGCTGCGCTGGCGTCATCCAGACAAGGGCATGATCTCGCCGGCCGAGTTCATTCCGGTGGCCGAGGACATCGGTCTGATCACCCAGCTCGGCGAATGGGTGCTGCGCGAGGCCTGCGCCGAGGCCGTCAAATGGCCGGTCGACATCAAGGTCGCGGTCAATCTCTCGCCCGCGCAATTCCGCAGCCGCAATCTGGTTCAAGTCGTGATCTCGGCCCTGGCGCAGTCCGGCCTGTCACCGAAGCGGCTGGAGCTCGAGATCACCGAGTCGATCTTCCTAGCCGAGACCGAGGCCAACCTCGCCATCCTGCATCAGCTGCGCGAGCTCGGCGTCGCCATCTCCATGGATGATTTCGGCACTGGCTATTCGAGCCTGAGCTATCTGCGCAGCTTCCCCTTCGACAAGATCAAGATCGACCGTTCCTTCGTCAAGGACCGGGCGCAGCGGCCCGATTGCAGCGCGATCGTGCGCGCGATCTCCGGGCTCGGCCGCAGCCTCAACATCACCACGACGGCAGAAGGGGTCGAGACCGAGGATCAGCTCGACTGGCTGCGCGCCGAAGGCTGCAACGAGGTGCAAGGCTTCCTGTTCAGCGCGGCGCGGCCCGCCGCCGAGATCGCAAGGCTGCTCGCCGATTTCGGCGAGCGCGCCTCACGGGCGGCGTAG